The sequence GCCGACGAGGGGAATACGGTCTGATCCGTGGCTTCCGAAGACACCGACAACGCCCGGCTCGCTGATCCCCCGCTGCCTCCGGTTGGCGACGAGGCGCTGACGCGCGAGTCGCTCGCTGCAACGGCCGATCGGGTCGCTGCCGCGACCTGGCGGCTGGGGTTGCCGCGATGGTTCTGGGGCGAGGGGGTCTGCCTCACCGGACTCGTCCAGGCGGGCTTGGTATATCGCGGCGATATACCGCGCGAAGTGATCGAGTGGTTCGAAACCCAGATCGCATCCGACCCACTCGCCACCCTCGACCACGTCAACGAGGTCGCCCCCGGCGCGGCCGCGGCGGACCTCGGCGATCCGACCCACACCCCCGTCCTCGAAGCTCTGCTCGCCTGGACGCGCAACCCTGACCAGCCGCGGGCGGCCAACGGTGCGATCGAGCACTGGCCGGGCGGGGTCTGGGCCGACACCATGTACATGGTCGGCCGTTTCATGCTGCGCTTCGGCGTACGCACCGGCGACGCCGCCCTGGTGCGCGCAGGCGTACGCGAGGTCCTTGCGCAGACCGAGATCCTCCAGGCCGAGAACGGATTGTTCGTCCACGGCGCGCACCGCGGAGACGTGATCCCGTGCTACTGGGGACGGGCCAATGCCTGGGCAGCTCTGGCCCTTGTGGAGACCCTCGAGGCACTCGACGAGATGGGGATCACGCGGCTGCCGATCCCCGAGTTCGCGCTGCGGCGACAGTTGGCCGCGTTGGTCGAGGTCCAACCGTGGCACGGGGTCTGGGACGTCCTCGTCGACGGCAACGTCGAGACCCGCGGCATCCTCGAGACGTCCGCGACGGCGGGGATCGGGGCGGCGCTCCTGCGGGCCGGACGGCTCCTCGACGAACCAACCTTCACCGACGCAGGCTGGGCCGCGCTGCGGGGCGTACTCGCCTATGAGCAGGACGGACTCCTCACCCGGGTCAGCGCGGGAACCGTCCTGCAACTCGTACCGTTCGGGTACTCGGTGATACGCGACGACCGGCCGCAGCTCTGGGGTCAGGGGCTGCTGCTGACGGCGCTCGCCGCCGCCGGCCGGCATCCCGCCGAACCGTGAGGTTCTCAGGCCCCAACCGTGAGGAATGCCGGAGGCAATCCGAGCCGAAAGTCACGGTTTCGACCTGAAAACCTCACGGTTCGGCACGAAAAACCTCACGGTTCGGCGCTATTGGGCGCGCGCCTGCAGAGCAATCCAGCCATCGGCTCGCGTCTGAGGGTCGGCGAGCGACGAGTCGAGCAGCGATTCGATCCGGTCCAGCCGCTTCCGCACGGTGTTGCGATGGATGCCCAGGTCCTCGGCGACCTGCAGCTGCGACCCATGATGCGCGAGGAACGACCGCAGCGTCGCCAGCAACTCCGGCTCCGGGTCGAGCGGCGCCAGCCAGGTGTCGGCGAAGGCGCTCAACCGATCTGAGTCCAACACCTCCAGCACCCCGCGGCGTACGCCCTCGACCCATCGGACCACCGCGCGATCCACCGTCGTCAGGTCCAGGGCCAGGCCGGCGGCACGGTCGCTTCGCGCAGCGTCTGCGACCGGGACGAGGTCGCCAACGCCGACCCGCAGGCCACGAGCGGCCAGGTCCTCAACGAGAGCGTCGACGCGTGACTGCCGCGCGACGATGACCATCTCCCCCGCCTCGGCGGCAACGACTCCGGCGAGCGCCGTCGATTCCACCTGCGCCAGAGCCGCCTCGATCCGGGAGGCCGCTCCCCTCGTCCGAAGCACCGCGACGCGCGACGGGACCCGCAGCCGCCCACCCCCGGCAGCCGCCAGCAGGACCGAGGCCGTACGTGTGTCGCCGGCGATGAGGAGTTCGACCGCACGAGCGCGTACCTGCCGCTCCGCCTCCCGCCGCGAGCGACGACGCTCCTCGGAGGTACTCAACAGGGCGACAGCGGTGACGATGCTGCTGCGCTGGTCCTCGGTGACGCGTTGCTCGAAGGCGGTCACCAGGTAGCGCTCGGGTCGGCCGCGGACACCGAGCGGATGCAGCAGGATCTCGCCGCCACTGACCGACATCCCAGCAGCCGCACGCAGGCCCCGGTCACGGATCCGGTTGAGTGCCTCAGCGATCGCGTCGGCCGCCAACAGGTCGGTGCGTACGCCCGCGGGACCGACCAGAACCGCCCCCTCCGGATCGACCAGCGCCGCCGCCTGACCGACCCGCGCAACCGCTTCGATCAGCAGTTCGGGCTCGTCCTCCCGCAGCGCGGCCTGGGTCAGTTCGCGCTGCTGGCCCAGAGCCGCCCGAGTGGACGACTCGTCCTCGGCCTGGAGCAGGCGAGCGACCTGTCGGGTGACCGCCACGAACGTGGTCTCCCGAGGCACCTCGAAGAGGCCGACGTCGTACGCCGCGCAGGCTTCGATCAGAGCCGGCGGCGCCGTGGCGTACGTCAGGTCGACGGCGAGGCCGATCGCCAGTACGCCCACGGCCGCGATCCGCGCGACGTACGAATCCCACTCGTCGAGCCAGCCGACGGTCTCCAGCCCGGTGGTGAGCAGTACCTCGCCCTGACCGAGGAACGGAGACGGATCCGTCAACTCGCTGGTCGCGCTCCATGCGATCTCCTCGGACCGGCGTACGTCGACGAGCGGGCGCAGCCCGAGGGTGCGGTCATCCAGGAGTACGGCGAGCTTCACCACGAGTGTCATTTTTGCACACTTGTAGAACCGATATTCGACACAAATGACATGTTGACGACCGGCACCGCAGGCCTACCGTGATCAGCACAGGCCCCCAATCCAGGAGCAACGATGACGACCTTCCTCACGGAGACCACCACGGGCGGCCCCGCGCTTCCCCAAGAGCTGCGACTGGTCACCGAGGTACCCGGCCCTCGGTCGCGTGAACTGCAGGCGCGCAAGAGCGCCGCAGTCGCCCAGGGTGTCGGTACGACCCTCCCGGTCTACATCGCCGCGGCCGGCGGAGGCGTCCTCGTCGACGTCGACGGCAACTCGCTGATCGACCTCGGCTCCGGCATCGCGGTGACCACGGTCGGCAACAGCGCCCCGCGTGTCGTCACCGCGGTCCAGGAGCAGGCGGCGGCGTTCACTCACACCTGCTTCATGGTGACCCCGTACGAGAGCTACGTGGCAGTCGCGGAGGCGCTCAATCGCCTCACCCCCGGTGACCACCAGAAGCGTTCGGCCCTCTTCAACTCCGGCGCCGAGGCCGTCGAGAACGCGGTCAAGATCGCCCGCAGCTACACGAAGAAGTCAGCCGTCGTCGTCTTCGACCACGCCTACCACGGGCGTACGAACCTCACCATGGCGATGACCGCGAAGAACATGCCGTACAAGAGCGGCTTCGGCCCGTTCGCCTCCGACGTCTACCGTGCGCCGCTCTCCTACCCGTACCGCGACAGCGGTATCGACGGCGCTGCCGCTGCAGCCCGCGCGATCGACGTCATCGAGAAGCAGGTCGGCGCGGAGAACCTCGCCGCCGTCGTGATCGAGCCGATCCAGGGTGAGGGCGGTTTCATCGTCCCGGCCGACGGCTTCCTCGCCGGACTGGTCGACTGGTGCCGCGTCAACAACGTCGTCTTCGTCGCCGACGAGGTGCAGACCGGCTTCGCCCGCACCGGTGCGATGTTCGCCTGCGACCACGAGGGCGTCGTCCCCGACCTGATCGTCTCGGCGAAGGGCATCGCGGGCGGTCTCCCGCTCAGCGCCGTCACCGGGCGCGCCGAGATCATGGACGCTGCGCACGGCGGCGGCCTCGGCGGTACGTACGGCGGCAACCCGCTCGCCTGCGCGGCAGCGCTGGCGGTCATCGAGACCATCGAGTCGGACGGTCTCGTCGAGCGCGCCGCTGCGATCGGCGACCTGATGGTCGACCGCCTCAAGACCCTCGCAGCCCGCGACGACCGGATCGGCGACATCCGCGGTCGCGGCGCGATGATCGCGGTCGAGCTGGTCAAGGCCGGCACCAACGAGCCGGATCCAGACCTCACCAAGAGGGTCGCCGCCGCCGCCCACGCCCGCGGCGTGATCGTGCTGACCTGCGGGACGTACGGCAACGTGCTCCGCTTCCTGCCCCCGCTCGCCATCTCCGACGCACTCCTGGCCCAGGCCTGCGACATCCTCGACGACGTCTTTGAGGAGACCCGATGACCGCCGCGCTCACAGCCACCAGCATCGCGCCCGACCCGAACCCGCTGGACGATGCCCGCTCGCAGCTCGCCGAGGCGGTCAAGCTGCTCGGCTACGACGAGAGCGTCTACCAACTGCTGGCGGTGCCGCGTCGTGAGGTCACGGTCAGCATCCCGCTGCGCCGCGACGACGGCTCCCACGAGGTGCTCATCGGCCACCGTGTCCAGCACAACTTCTCCCGCGGCCCGGCCAAGGGTGGTCTGCGGTACGCACCCAACGTGACCCTCGACGAGGTCCGCGCGCTGGCGATGTGGATGACCTGGAAGTGCGCCCTTCTCGACGTCCCGTATGGCGGCGCCAAGGGCGGCATCCGGCTCGACCCGCGTGCCCACTCACAGGCCGAGCTCGAGCGGATCACCCGTCGCTACACCTCCGAGATCAGCCCGATCATCGGTCCTGACCGCGACATCCCGGCGCCCGACATCGGCACCGATGAGCGCACGATGGCCTGGATGATGGACACGTACTCCGTCCAGCAGGGTCACACCGTCCTCGGCGTGACCACCGGCAAGCCGATCAGCCTCGGCGGCTCACTCGGCCGCGCCACCGCCACCTCGCGCGGCGTCCAGCACGTCGCCCTGGCGGCGCTGGCCAGCCGCGGCATCCCGGTCCAGGGCGCCACCGCCGCCGTCCAGGGCTTCGGCAAGGTGGGTCGGTACGCGGCCCGCTTCCTCGCCGAGTCCGGCATGCGGGTGGTCGCGGTGAGCGACCAGTACGGCGCCGTCGCCGATGAGAAGGGTCTCGACATCGTTGCCCTGGAGGAGCACGTCGACCGCAACGGTTCGGTCGTCGGCTTCGTCGGCAGCGACGTGATCGACGGCGATGCACTGCTCGAGCTCGAGGTCGACCTGCTCGTCCCGGCGGCGGTGGAGGGCGTACTCCGCGCCGACAACGCGCCGCGGGTCAAGGCCAAGGTGATCGTCGAGGGCGCCAACGGTCCGACGACCCCGGAGGCCGACGAGATCTTCTCGAGCAACGGCATCCTGGTCGCTCCCGACATCCTCGCGAACGCCGGCGGCGTGGTCGTGTCCTACTTCGAGTGGGTCCAGTCCAGCCAGGCGTTCTGGTGGAGTCTGGACGAGGTCGAGGCTCGCCTTGCCGAACGCATGGACGTTGCTTGGGACGCCGTTGCCAAGCACGCCGCGAAGCTCGACGTACCGTTGCGCACGGCAGCCACCGCACTCGCCGTCGAGCGCGTCGCCGAAGCACACCGCCTGCGCGGCCTCTACCCGTAAACCGACGCCTCACCCCGACAGTCACGACTTCTCAAGGACGAACGATGATCCCCACCTCGGTCACCGCCACCATTGCCGCGCTCGACGCCGCCAACGGCCAGCACATCGCCGGAGCGGGCCGACCGGGCGTCGACGGTCGGGTGTACGACGTCAACGACCCGGCCACGGGCGTACTGCTGTCGCACGTCTCGGACGGCGGTCCGGCCGACGCCACGGCCGCGGTCGACGCCGCAGCAGCGGCGTTCGGCGGATGGTCCACGACGGCACCGCGCGTACGCGGTGAGGCGTTGCGCAAGGCGTGGGAACTGATGACGGCCCGCTCCGAGGAGTTGGCCGCGCTCATCTCCGCCGAGAACGGCAAGGCGCTCCCGGACGCCCGCGCCGAGGTGGCGTACGCCGCTGAGTTCTTCCGTTGGTTCTCCGAGGAGGCGGTCCGCCCCGAGGGCTCGTACGGAGAGTCGCCCGCCGGCGGCACTCGCACGATCGTGACCGAGCACCCGGTCGGCGTGGCCGCCCTGGTGACGCCTTGGAACTTCCCGGCCGCGATGGCGACCCGCAAGATCGGTCCGGCCCTTGCGGCAGGCTGCACCGTCGTCCTCAAGCCGGCAGCCGAGACGCCGCTGACGGCTCTTGCCGTCGCGCAGATCCTCGAGGAGGCCGGCGTACCCGCCGGTGTCGTCAACGTGGTCAACTCCACCGACCCCGGCGCGATCGTCAGCACCTGGCTCGAGGACGACCGGGTCCGCAAGATCTCGTTCACCGGTTCGACCGGCGTGGGGAGGATCCTGCTAGGCCAGGCGGCCGACCGGATCGTGAACTCCTCGATGGAGCTCGGCGGCAACGCACCGTTCGTCGTGGCCGCGGACGCCGACATCGACAAGGCCGTGGCCGGCGCACTGATCGCGAAGTTCCGCAACGGTGGCCAGGCCTGCACGGCGGCCAACCGCTTCTACGTGCACGCCGACGTGGTCGAGGATTTCGTCGCGAAGTTCGGCGCCGCGATCGAGGCGATGCCGGTCGGGTCAGCCTTCGAGGACGGCACCGTGATCGGTCCGATGATCAGCGCCAAGGCCGTGGCCGGGCTTACGGCGAAGGTCGAGGACGCACTCAACCGTGGCGCCAAGGTCGCGTACGAGGCGACGCCAACCACCCTGACCGGACACTTCTACACGCCGGCGCTGCTGGTCGACGTGCCGCAGGACGCGAAGATCGTCCGCGAAGAGGCCTTCGGCCCGGTCGCCCCGATCATCATCTGGACTGACGAGGCCGATGTGCTCCGGCAAGTCAACAACACCGAGTTCGGGCTCGCGTCGTACGTGTTCTCCGGCGACCTCAAGTGGGCGCTGCAGTTCGCGGAGAAGGTCGAAGCCGGCATGGTCGGGATCAACCGTGGCGTCGTCTCCGACCCGGCTGCACCGTTCGGTGGCGTGAAGGAGAGCGGTCTGGGCCGCGAGGGTGCGCGCGAGGGCGTACGCGCCTTCACCGAGACGCAGTACTTCTCCGTGGACTGGAGCTGATCAGCCGCCGCGCGGCCGCTACTGACAGGCTGAGCAGATGAGCCGAGTGCCAGCGTGGGTGCTCACGGTAGCCGCGATCTTCACGGCGCAGGCGGGCTCCGTCTTCTCGGTACGACTCATCCCGCTGGTCGGCTCGGACGGAACCGCCTGGTTGCGATTCACGATCGCCGGACTGATCCTGCTGGCTCTGGTGCGGCCACCCCTGCGATCGATGAGTCGACGCGAGCTCCCGGCACTGATCGGGCTGGGGCTCGCGACAGCTGTCATGACGACGTGCTTCATCAACGCGCTCGCTCATCTGCCACTGGGCACCGTGGTGGCGATCGAGTTCCTGGGGCCGCTCTCCGTCGCCGCCTTCCAAGCCGCTGACCGGCGAACGCTGATCTGGCCGGCCACGGCGTTCGCCGGCGTACTCCTGCTCACGCGACCGTGGCTCGGATCGGTCTCCGCGGCCGGTATCGCCTTCGCGGTCGGTGCGGCCGCCGGTTGGGGTGCGTACATCGTGCTGACCCAGAAGGTCGGGGATCAGTTCAGCGGCATCAGTGCGCTCGCGATCACGATCCCGGTCGCTGCCCTCGCGACAGCGCCTCTGGGAGCAGCACCGGCCGGCTCGCACCTGTCCTGGCATGTCGTTGTGCTTGCCGGAGCGATGGCCGCCCTCTCCCCCGTCGTCACGTTCGGACTCGAGATGGTGTCGCTGCGCCGGATGTCGCAGACCGCGTTCGGAACCCTGATGGCGCTGGAGCCCGCCGTCGCCTCCCTGCTCGGGTTCGCCTGGCTCGGCCAGTCGATCTCGCTCTGGCAGTTGGCCGGCACGGCCCTTGTGGTGGCTGCGGGTGCCGCAACCCAGAGGACCGGGCAGCGGGCCCTCGTGCTCGAGACCTGACGGGCTGCCGCACCGGGCCCCAGCTCTCAATCTTCCGAACGTTCGGACGGTGACGGCCGAATCCGTCCGAACGTTCGGACGGTGACCCCGGGATCCGTCCGAACGTTCGGAAGATCGGCGCCGCCTCAGTCTCCGAGCACCAGCGGCGCGATCTCGTCGAACACATCCCCGGGGCCGGGGTTCGCCGCAGCTGTCGATCCGCCGAACTGGTGCATCACACCCCAGACCGCATTGAGCGCCGTGGTGACCGCTCCTTCGGCCCAGCCGGCCGTCCAGGAGACGTCATCCCCGGCGAGGAACAGTCCGCGGAATTCCGGCGCAAGCCGGTCCTGCATGAAGTGGCTGTAGAGCCGCTCCTGGTAGCGATAGTGCCCCGGCAGGTTCGCCTTGAACGCGCCCATGAAGGCCCGCTCTGACTCCCAGGTGACCGTCTGCGGCGGAGCGATGACGTGCGAGCGGATGTCGACGCCGGGATAGATCTCGGCGAGCGACTTGAGCATCAGGTCCATCCGCGCCTCGGCGTCCAGCGGCAGCAGCTTCAGCGAGTCGTCCGACCACGTGTACGAGAGGCAGATCAGGCCCGGCTTTCCCTCCCCCTGGTCGAGCAGGTACGTCCCGCGGCTCATCCGGTCGGTGAGCGTCATGGACATCACCTCGCGTCCCGTCGCGGGGTCCATGTCCTTCCAGAACGGTCGGTCCACCAGCACGAACACCTTCGACGACCCCATGTAGTGGGTCCGCTCGACGGCGGTCCAGTGATCGATCGGCAGCAGCCGGTCGTCGCTGTTGATGGTGTTGAGCAGCATCCACACCTGGGCGGTGTAGACGACCGCCTCGAAGGTGTCCGTACGCCCCTCGGCGTCGGTGATCTCGAAGCCACCGGCATCGGTCCGCCGAAGCGCGGCGACGGCGGGGTGCGTACGCCCTCCCTCGTGCACCGACTGGACGGAGGTGCCGGCGGGCCAGTGCACCGCCCCCTCGACGGGGCGTTCCCAGAGGCGGACCGGCAACTGCTGCGAGCCGCCCACGACACCTTGGTGGTGGTCATCCGCGGCGGTCAGCACCACCCGCAGGATCTCCAGGATCGAGTTCGGGTAGTCCGTGTCCCAGCCGCCGGTGCCGAACCCGACCTGACCGAAGATCTCCCGCAACCGAAAGCTCTGGAACGACGAGCTCCGGGCCAGGAATCCGTAGAACGTCTCGTCGTCGTAGCGACGGATGAGGTCGTTCCAGATCTCCTTGAGCTTCACGTGATCGCGGGCTCGGATCGCGTCCTGGAGGGGCCGGAGTTCGGCGTGCTCCTCCAGCGCCCTGGTCCACGCCTCCGCGACCTCGGTGTAGACCGGCGGGAGGTCGGCGAGCGTACGCGCAAAGTGCGTCTCGCCCTTGAGATCGACGACGGTGCTCGGCGTCGACTCAGCCAGCGGATTCGGGAACGGTGTGGTCTCCAGACCCATCTCGTCGAGGTAGTGGAAGAGCGTCGTGGAGGACGGCGGGAACCGCATCGAGCCCATCTCGGCGACGACATCCTCGTGGCCCTCGAACGGCACCGAGCGCATCCGGCCACCGATCTGGTCGGCTTCGTACACGACGGGCTGCAAGCCCATCCGGAGCAGTTCCCGGGCGGCGAGCATGCCCGAGAGCCCACCGCCGATGATCGCCACGCGAGTGCCGTACGCGGCGGCCGGGATCGAGCCGATCCCATCGGGGTGCTTCACGTAGTCGTCGTAGGCGAACGGGAAGTCGGGCCCGAACATCGTGATCGGGGCGGCGGCGTCGGTGCCGCCGGCGGCATGGGTGGGGACGGCCGAGGTCATCGGACGTGCTCCTCTCGGGCGAGCGCTCCGTACAACTGCGGTCGACGGTCATTCAGATGGGTGTTGTCCGCGCGCGATCGCGCGAGCGCGGCGGTGTCGATCTCGGCCAGCAGCAACTCATCCCCGGAGCGGGCACGGGCGAGGTCGACCCCGTCGGGTCCGACCACACAACTCTCGCCGCAGTACGTCAGCGTGCCCTCAACCCCACTGCG comes from Nocardioides baekrokdamisoli and encodes:
- a CDS encoding glycoside hydrolase family 88 protein; translation: MASEDTDNARLADPPLPPVGDEALTRESLAATADRVAAATWRLGLPRWFWGEGVCLTGLVQAGLVYRGDIPREVIEWFETQIASDPLATLDHVNEVAPGAAAADLGDPTHTPVLEALLAWTRNPDQPRAANGAIEHWPGGVWADTMYMVGRFMLRFGVRTGDAALVRAGVREVLAQTEILQAENGLFVHGAHRGDVIPCYWGRANAWAALALVETLEALDEMGITRLPIPEFALRRQLAALVEVQPWHGVWDVLVDGNVETRGILETSATAGIGAALLRAGRLLDEPTFTDAGWAALRGVLAYEQDGLLTRVSAGTVLQLVPFGYSVIRDDRPQLWGQGLLLTALAAAGRHPAEP
- a CDS encoding helix-turn-helix domain-containing protein is translated as MTLVVKLAVLLDDRTLGLRPLVDVRRSEEIAWSATSELTDPSPFLGQGEVLLTTGLETVGWLDEWDSYVARIAAVGVLAIGLAVDLTYATAPPALIEACAAYDVGLFEVPRETTFVAVTRQVARLLQAEDESSTRAALGQQRELTQAALREDEPELLIEAVARVGQAAALVDPEGAVLVGPAGVRTDLLAADAIAEALNRIRDRGLRAAAGMSVSGGEILLHPLGVRGRPERYLVTAFEQRVTEDQRSSIVTAVALLSTSEERRRSRREAERQVRARAVELLIAGDTRTASVLLAAAGGGRLRVPSRVAVLRTRGAASRIEAALAQVESTALAGVVAAEAGEMVIVARQSRVDALVEDLAARGLRVGVGDLVPVADAARSDRAAGLALDLTTVDRAVVRWVEGVRRGVLEVLDSDRLSAFADTWLAPLDPEPELLATLRSFLAHHGSQLQVAEDLGIHRNTVRKRLDRIESLLDSSLADPQTRADGWIALQARAQ
- the gabT gene encoding 4-aminobutyrate--2-oxoglutarate transaminase — its product is MTTFLTETTTGGPALPQELRLVTEVPGPRSRELQARKSAAVAQGVGTTLPVYIAAAGGGVLVDVDGNSLIDLGSGIAVTTVGNSAPRVVTAVQEQAAAFTHTCFMVTPYESYVAVAEALNRLTPGDHQKRSALFNSGAEAVENAVKIARSYTKKSAVVVFDHAYHGRTNLTMAMTAKNMPYKSGFGPFASDVYRAPLSYPYRDSGIDGAAAAARAIDVIEKQVGAENLAAVVIEPIQGEGGFIVPADGFLAGLVDWCRVNNVVFVADEVQTGFARTGAMFACDHEGVVPDLIVSAKGIAGGLPLSAVTGRAEIMDAAHGGGLGGTYGGNPLACAAALAVIETIESDGLVERAAAIGDLMVDRLKTLAARDDRIGDIRGRGAMIAVELVKAGTNEPDPDLTKRVAAAAHARGVIVLTCGTYGNVLRFLPPLAISDALLAQACDILDDVFEETR
- a CDS encoding Glu/Leu/Phe/Val family dehydrogenase, giving the protein MTAALTATSIAPDPNPLDDARSQLAEAVKLLGYDESVYQLLAVPRREVTVSIPLRRDDGSHEVLIGHRVQHNFSRGPAKGGLRYAPNVTLDEVRALAMWMTWKCALLDVPYGGAKGGIRLDPRAHSQAELERITRRYTSEISPIIGPDRDIPAPDIGTDERTMAWMMDTYSVQQGHTVLGVTTGKPISLGGSLGRATATSRGVQHVALAALASRGIPVQGATAAVQGFGKVGRYAARFLAESGMRVVAVSDQYGAVADEKGLDIVALEEHVDRNGSVVGFVGSDVIDGDALLELEVDLLVPAAVEGVLRADNAPRVKAKVIVEGANGPTTPEADEIFSSNGILVAPDILANAGGVVVSYFEWVQSSQAFWWSLDEVEARLAERMDVAWDAVAKHAAKLDVPLRTAATALAVERVAEAHRLRGLYP
- a CDS encoding NAD-dependent succinate-semialdehyde dehydrogenase, which codes for MIPTSVTATIAALDAANGQHIAGAGRPGVDGRVYDVNDPATGVLLSHVSDGGPADATAAVDAAAAAFGGWSTTAPRVRGEALRKAWELMTARSEELAALISAENGKALPDARAEVAYAAEFFRWFSEEAVRPEGSYGESPAGGTRTIVTEHPVGVAALVTPWNFPAAMATRKIGPALAAGCTVVLKPAAETPLTALAVAQILEEAGVPAGVVNVVNSTDPGAIVSTWLEDDRVRKISFTGSTGVGRILLGQAADRIVNSSMELGGNAPFVVAADADIDKAVAGALIAKFRNGGQACTAANRFYVHADVVEDFVAKFGAAIEAMPVGSAFEDGTVIGPMISAKAVAGLTAKVEDALNRGAKVAYEATPTTLTGHFYTPALLVDVPQDAKIVREEAFGPVAPIIIWTDEADVLRQVNNTEFGLASYVFSGDLKWALQFAEKVEAGMVGINRGVVSDPAAPFGGVKESGLGREGAREGVRAFTETQYFSVDWS
- a CDS encoding EamA family transporter, which translates into the protein MSRVPAWVLTVAAIFTAQAGSVFSVRLIPLVGSDGTAWLRFTIAGLILLALVRPPLRSMSRRELPALIGLGLATAVMTTCFINALAHLPLGTVVAIEFLGPLSVAAFQAADRRTLIWPATAFAGVLLLTRPWLGSVSAAGIAFAVGAAAGWGAYIVLTQKVGDQFSGISALAITIPVAALATAPLGAAPAGSHLSWHVVVLAGAMAALSPVVTFGLEMVSLRRMSQTAFGTLMALEPAVASLLGFAWLGQSISLWQLAGTALVVAAGAATQRTGQRALVLET
- a CDS encoding flavin monoamine oxidase family protein — protein: MTSAVPTHAAGGTDAAAPITMFGPDFPFAYDDYVKHPDGIGSIPAAAYGTRVAIIGGGLSGMLAARELLRMGLQPVVYEADQIGGRMRSVPFEGHEDVVAEMGSMRFPPSSTTLFHYLDEMGLETTPFPNPLAESTPSTVVDLKGETHFARTLADLPPVYTEVAEAWTRALEEHAELRPLQDAIRARDHVKLKEIWNDLIRRYDDETFYGFLARSSSFQSFRLREIFGQVGFGTGGWDTDYPNSILEILRVVLTAADDHHQGVVGGSQQLPVRLWERPVEGAVHWPAGTSVQSVHEGGRTHPAVAALRRTDAGGFEITDAEGRTDTFEAVVYTAQVWMLLNTINSDDRLLPIDHWTAVERTHYMGSSKVFVLVDRPFWKDMDPATGREVMSMTLTDRMSRGTYLLDQGEGKPGLICLSYTWSDDSLKLLPLDAEARMDLMLKSLAEIYPGVDIRSHVIAPPQTVTWESERAFMGAFKANLPGHYRYQERLYSHFMQDRLAPEFRGLFLAGDDVSWTAGWAEGAVTTALNAVWGVMHQFGGSTAAANPGPGDVFDEIAPLVLGD